One genomic segment of Melospiza melodia melodia isolate bMelMel2 chromosome 22, bMelMel2.pri, whole genome shotgun sequence includes these proteins:
- the UBAC1 gene encoding ubiquitin-associated domain-containing protein 1 isoform X2 — translation MFVQEEKIFAGKVLRLHVCTMEGAEWLEEVPEDTTVEKLKERCLKHCLPGSLEDPKTVTHHKLIHATSEKVLTDTKTVLEENIQDRDVLLLVKKRAPTLLPKMSDVVAEEKRKQEQKAPDKDAILKATANLPARSADRSVTHHNMRDFQTELRKILVSLIEVAQKLLALNPDAVELFKKANAMLDEDEEDRVDEIALRQLTEMGFPESRAVKALRLNHMSVTQAMEWLIEHADDPSVDAPLPGAAPAEAPAEAPAEGAASSAEAAAGPSSEEGGEEAKDELTEIFKKIRRKREFRPDPRAVIALMEMGFDEKEVVDALRVNNNQQNAACEWLLGDRKPSPEDLDKGIDTNSPLFQAILENPVVQLGLTNPKTLLAFEDMLENPLNSTQWMNDPETGPVMLQISRIFQTLNRT, via the exons ATGTTCGTGCAGGAGGAGAAGATCTTTGCGGGGAAGGTGCTGAGGCTCCATGTGTGCACCATGGAGGGCGCCGAGTGGCTGGAGGAGGTGCCCGAGGACACCACGGTGGAGAAGCTCAAGGAGCGGTGCCTGAAGCAC TGTCTTCCTGGGAGCCTGGAGGATCCCAAAACTGTGACACATCACAAGCTGATCCATGCTACTTCTGAGAAGGTGCTGACAGACACAAAAACAGTGTTGGAGGAGAACATTCAGGACAGAG ATGTTTTGCTGCTGGTCAAGAAGCGCGCACCAACGCTGCTCCCCAAGATGTCAGATGTGGTTGCAGAGGAGAAA aggaagcaggagcagaAGGCTCCTGACAAGGATGCCATCCTCAAAGCCACTGCCAacctgcccgcccgcagcgcgGACCGCAGCGTGACCCACCACAACATGAGGGAT TTCCAGACAGAACTCCGGAAGATTTTAGTGTCTCTCATAGAAGTTGCACAGAAACTGCTAGCACTGAACCCAGATGCAGTTGAACTATTTAAGAAGGCAAATG ccatgctggatgaggatgaggaggacaggGTGGACGAGATCGCGCTGCGCCAGCTCACCGAGATGGGAttcccagagagcagagctgtCAAAGCCCTCAGGCTGAACCA CATGTCTGTGACCCAGGCCATGGAGTGGTTGATAGAACACGCTGATGACCCTTCTGTGGATGCTCCTctgccaggtgctgctcctgcagaagCCCCTGCAGAAGCCCCAGCTGAAGGTGCTGCCTCCTCTGctgaggcagctgcagggcccagctctgaGGAGGGTGGGGAGGAGGCCAAGGATGAGCTGACTGAAATCTTCAAGAAGATCCGCAGGAAAAGAGAATTTCGTCCAGACCCACGG GCTGTCATTGCCCTGATGGAGATGGGATTTGATGAAAAGGAAGTGGTGGATGCACTCAGAGTGAACAACAACCAGCAAAATGCAGCT TGTGAGTGGCTGCTGGGAGACAGAAAACCTTCTCCAGAGGACTTAGATAAGGGCATTGACACCAACAGCCCTCTCTTCCAAGCCATCTTAGAAAACCCAGTGGTACAATTAGGGCTCACCAACCCTAAAACTCTACTAG
- the UBAC1 gene encoding ubiquitin-associated domain-containing protein 1 isoform X1, whose protein sequence is MFVQEEKIFAGKVLRLHVCTMEGAEWLEEVPEDTTVEKLKERCLKHCLPGSLEDPKTVTHHKLIHATSEKVLTDTKTVLEENIQDRDVLLLVKKRAPTLLPKMSDVVAEEKRKQEQKAPDKDAILKATANLPARSADRSVTHHNMRDFPFLQFQTELRKILVSLIEVAQKLLALNPDAVELFKKANAMLDEDEEDRVDEIALRQLTEMGFPESRAVKALRLNHMSVTQAMEWLIEHADDPSVDAPLPGAAPAEAPAEAPAEGAASSAEAAAGPSSEEGGEEAKDELTEIFKKIRRKREFRPDPRAVIALMEMGFDEKEVVDALRVNNNQQNAACEWLLGDRKPSPEDLDKGIDTNSPLFQAILENPVVQLGLTNPKTLLAFEDMLENPLNSTQWMNDPETGPVMLQISRIFQTLNRT, encoded by the exons ATGTTCGTGCAGGAGGAGAAGATCTTTGCGGGGAAGGTGCTGAGGCTCCATGTGTGCACCATGGAGGGCGCCGAGTGGCTGGAGGAGGTGCCCGAGGACACCACGGTGGAGAAGCTCAAGGAGCGGTGCCTGAAGCAC TGTCTTCCTGGGAGCCTGGAGGATCCCAAAACTGTGACACATCACAAGCTGATCCATGCTACTTCTGAGAAGGTGCTGACAGACACAAAAACAGTGTTGGAGGAGAACATTCAGGACAGAG ATGTTTTGCTGCTGGTCAAGAAGCGCGCACCAACGCTGCTCCCCAAGATGTCAGATGTGGTTGCAGAGGAGAAA aggaagcaggagcagaAGGCTCCTGACAAGGATGCCATCCTCAAAGCCACTGCCAacctgcccgcccgcagcgcgGACCGCAGCGTGACCCACCACAACATGAGGGAT TTTCCTTTCTTGCAGTTCCAGACAGAACTCCGGAAGATTTTAGTGTCTCTCATAGAAGTTGCACAGAAACTGCTAGCACTGAACCCAGATGCAGTTGAACTATTTAAGAAGGCAAATG ccatgctggatgaggatgaggaggacaggGTGGACGAGATCGCGCTGCGCCAGCTCACCGAGATGGGAttcccagagagcagagctgtCAAAGCCCTCAGGCTGAACCA CATGTCTGTGACCCAGGCCATGGAGTGGTTGATAGAACACGCTGATGACCCTTCTGTGGATGCTCCTctgccaggtgctgctcctgcagaagCCCCTGCAGAAGCCCCAGCTGAAGGTGCTGCCTCCTCTGctgaggcagctgcagggcccagctctgaGGAGGGTGGGGAGGAGGCCAAGGATGAGCTGACTGAAATCTTCAAGAAGATCCGCAGGAAAAGAGAATTTCGTCCAGACCCACGG GCTGTCATTGCCCTGATGGAGATGGGATTTGATGAAAAGGAAGTGGTGGATGCACTCAGAGTGAACAACAACCAGCAAAATGCAGCT TGTGAGTGGCTGCTGGGAGACAGAAAACCTTCTCCAGAGGACTTAGATAAGGGCATTGACACCAACAGCCCTCTCTTCCAAGCCATCTTAGAAAACCCAGTGGTACAATTAGGGCTCACCAACCCTAAAACTCTACTAG